The Hahella sp. HNIBRBA332 genome window below encodes:
- the epsL gene encoding XrtB/PEP-CTERM-associated polysaccharide biosynthesis outer membrane protein EpsL, with amino-acid sequence MFCPIKLTAWITAGLSLLYCTAAQGKVGDAWEFSTGSYLRHEDNLFRSTSDNARNEQIVSTFAAISGEQSLSRQNLKLDARFSDNRYHHYDYLDYSAWEAEAAWDWLATSRLQGVLGADYNESINSFADFSGTEQNIRTRRRYYLDADWRVVGRWRLLAGGAHYEQENSSLYRVEGDYQSDSLELGVGYETPSGSTISLFLRKTDGDYANRVISTADRVDSGFEQSLVEMRFLWIFSGKSKIRGSLGYVDREHDHYGERDYQGGIGALSLDYQWTGSTSVTAAVEQSLVSYQSSPVTDVGKVTASQAYYNSSYYRRRLISIGPLWRYSAKVSLHARWRYEERDYEGGLLADLDGRKDRLQTLVVGGDWTPANCVLIGAALQREKRNSSQPNADFISDMATLSLTFTF; translated from the coding sequence ATGTTCTGTCCGATCAAACTTACCGCATGGATTACTGCGGGCCTGTCATTGTTATACTGCACAGCGGCGCAGGGTAAAGTCGGAGACGCCTGGGAATTCAGCACAGGCAGCTATCTGCGTCATGAAGACAACCTGTTTCGGTCAACCTCCGACAACGCAAGAAATGAACAGATTGTGTCCACCTTCGCGGCGATCAGCGGCGAGCAGTCGCTTTCGCGTCAAAACCTGAAACTGGACGCCCGGTTTTCCGACAACCGCTACCATCATTACGACTACTTGGATTACTCCGCCTGGGAAGCCGAAGCGGCCTGGGACTGGCTGGCGACCAGCCGCTTGCAGGGCGTGCTCGGCGCCGACTACAACGAATCCATCAACAGCTTCGCCGACTTCTCCGGAACCGAACAGAATATCCGCACCCGGCGCCGCTATTACCTGGACGCTGACTGGCGTGTCGTCGGGCGTTGGCGACTGCTGGCCGGCGGCGCTCATTACGAGCAGGAAAACAGCTCGTTGTACCGCGTTGAAGGGGACTATCAGTCTGATTCTCTGGAACTGGGCGTGGGCTATGAGACGCCTTCCGGCAGCACTATTTCTTTGTTTCTACGCAAGACGGACGGCGATTACGCCAATCGCGTGATCAGCACAGCGGATCGTGTGGATTCCGGTTTCGAACAGAGCCTGGTGGAAATGCGCTTCCTGTGGATCTTCAGCGGCAAATCAAAAATCCGCGGCAGCCTGGGATATGTCGATCGCGAGCATGACCACTACGGTGAAAGAGACTATCAGGGCGGCATTGGCGCGCTGAGCCTGGATTATCAATGGACAGGATCAACCAGTGTGACCGCCGCGGTTGAACAAAGTCTCGTGTCCTATCAAAGTTCGCCGGTTACTGACGTCGGTAAGGTGACAGCGAGTCAAGCTTACTATAACAGCAGCTATTATCGGCGGCGCCTGATCTCCATCGGACCGTTGTGGCGCTACTCCGCCAAAGTGAGTCTGCATGCCCGCTGGCGCTATGAAGAAAGGGACTATGAGGGAGGTTTGCTGGCTGACCTGGATGGGCGAAAAGACCGCTTGCAAACGCTGGTTGTAGGGGGTGATTGGACCCCCGCCAACTGCGTCCTGATAGGCGCCGCGCTGCAACGGGAGAAGCGCAATTCGAGTCAACCGAATGCTGATTTCATCAGCGATATGGCGACGTTATCGTTAACCTTTACTTTTTAG
- the epsF gene encoding chain length determinant protein EpsF — protein sequence MTLKHVLLVLWARRWVVLSVLLATITTTAVVSLLIPKEYTASTTVVLDVQTPDRIVGMVLPGMMSPGYMATQMDIITSDRVAQGVVRLLKLDENPETREKWLEETGGQGTIAVWLAPGLKKSLEVSPARESNVISVEFSATDPRFAATAANAFAQAYIDTTIDLRAEPARKYAAWFEQQYDIQRERLQKAQRALSDFQQKTGIVVTNDRLDFENQKLGELTAQLSLALAEGTDSSSKQGFNQGSDTLPEIMRNPLIIQLKTDIARMDSRLQELSEDYGVNHPQYKSAASELASMKSRLRMETAKIAESISTVGRVSKAKQAELKAAIEAQKKKMLELKSQHDQIQILSHQVETAQRDFDAISQRLTQSQLEAQTVQTNVSILTPASPPLKHSKPMLFLNLVIAVMLGGLLSVGAALILELRNPVVRSIEDLQSALGVPVLAQLSKAPVSMMKQKEGKTDTARPSGLKTGAMAGGSYPLAGEA from the coding sequence ATGACCTTGAAACATGTATTACTGGTTCTGTGGGCGCGGCGCTGGGTGGTGCTGAGCGTCTTGCTGGCCACGATAACGACCACCGCCGTAGTCAGCCTGCTCATCCCTAAAGAATATACGGCCTCCACCACTGTGGTGCTGGACGTGCAGACGCCCGACCGTATTGTCGGCATGGTGCTGCCAGGCATGATGTCGCCAGGTTATATGGCGACGCAGATGGATATCATCACCAGCGACCGCGTCGCCCAGGGCGTGGTGCGGCTGCTCAAGCTCGACGAGAACCCGGAGACCCGTGAAAAGTGGCTGGAGGAAACCGGCGGGCAGGGGACCATCGCCGTATGGCTGGCTCCGGGCCTGAAGAAGAGCCTGGAAGTCAGTCCCGCCCGGGAAAGCAATGTCATCAGTGTGGAGTTCAGCGCCACGGATCCCCGTTTCGCCGCCACCGCCGCCAACGCATTCGCACAAGCCTATATCGACACCACTATCGATCTGCGGGCGGAGCCGGCGAGAAAGTACGCCGCCTGGTTTGAGCAACAATACGACATCCAGCGCGAACGGCTGCAAAAAGCGCAGAGAGCCTTGTCCGACTTTCAGCAGAAAACCGGTATCGTGGTGACCAATGATCGCCTGGATTTCGAAAACCAGAAGTTGGGCGAGTTGACTGCGCAGCTGAGTCTGGCCCTGGCGGAAGGCACGGATTCCTCCAGCAAGCAGGGCTTCAATCAAGGCAGTGATACGCTGCCGGAAATCATGCGCAACCCGCTGATAATTCAGCTCAAGACCGACATTGCGCGCATGGATTCGCGGCTGCAGGAGTTGTCCGAGGACTATGGCGTCAACCATCCTCAATACAAAAGCGCTGCTTCCGAGCTGGCCAGCATGAAGTCGCGGCTGCGCATGGAAACCGCCAAGATCGCGGAATCCATTTCCACCGTGGGACGCGTCAGCAAAGCCAAGCAGGCGGAATTGAAAGCAGCCATCGAAGCGCAGAAAAAGAAAATGCTTGAGCTGAAAAGCCAGCATGATCAGATTCAGATTCTGTCCCATCAGGTGGAAACCGCGCAGCGGGATTTCGACGCCATCAGTCAGCGCCTCACGCAAAGTCAGCTGGAGGCGCAAACCGTGCAGACCAATGTTTCCATACTGACGCCGGCGTCGCCGCCCCTCAAGCACAGCAAGCCGATGTTGTTCCTCAATCTTGTCATCGCGGTGATGCTGGGGGGACTGTTGTCTGTCGGCGCGGCGCTGATTCTGGAATTACGCAACCCTGTAGTGCGTTCCATTGAGGACTTGCAATCCGCACTTGGCGTCCCTGTATTGGCGCAATTGAGTAAAGCGCCGGTATCCATGATGAAGCAAAAAGAAGGGAAGACCGATACCGCCAGACCGTCAGGACTGAAAACCGGGGCGATGGCGGGCGGCTCTTATCCCTTGGCGGGAGAAGCCTGA
- a CDS encoding EpsD family peptidyl-prolyl cis-trans isomerase, translating to MFLHRTSFPKVVFLAALTGSLAGCGGAGEATDATQVVAKVNGSEISIHQLNAILAKQPSQGDSSDSARAQALDELVEQQVAYDKALELKLDRNPDVVMAIESMKKSIIARAYLQQVIGALSQPSAEEIHQYYEDHPALFAERKLYSLQEVAIEPRDDLFEPLKDKVSSAGQLEDIVSWLKSEGVQYRVNAANRSAEQIGLDLLTQVAKLEDGAMTLFQGPNNYLVVRVAASQKRPVSEEDAKSRITQFLHNLKVQKTVTEEVERLKNSAAIEYVGDFKRLAIPGADGEKGIENSGVEGGEDIRNADAVSMQLGNDA from the coding sequence ATGTTTCTCCATAGAACTTCCTTTCCGAAGGTAGTCTTTCTGGCCGCCCTGACGGGTTCTTTGGCCGGGTGCGGCGGCGCAGGCGAGGCGACGGACGCAACCCAGGTGGTCGCCAAAGTCAACGGCTCGGAAATCTCTATTCATCAGCTTAACGCCATACTCGCCAAGCAGCCCTCCCAGGGCGACAGCTCCGACTCGGCGCGGGCGCAGGCATTGGATGAGCTGGTGGAGCAGCAAGTCGCCTACGACAAGGCGCTGGAACTCAAGCTGGACCGCAACCCTGACGTGGTCATGGCGATAGAATCCATGAAGAAAAGCATCATCGCCCGGGCGTATCTGCAGCAGGTGATCGGCGCGCTTTCACAACCGTCCGCAGAAGAAATTCATCAGTATTACGAAGACCATCCCGCGTTATTCGCCGAGCGCAAGCTTTACAGCCTGCAGGAAGTCGCCATTGAGCCTCGGGATGATCTGTTTGAGCCGCTTAAAGATAAAGTTAGTAGCGCCGGGCAGCTGGAAGACATCGTGTCCTGGTTAAAATCCGAGGGCGTCCAATATCGCGTCAACGCGGCGAACCGCTCCGCAGAGCAGATCGGTCTGGATCTGTTGACCCAGGTGGCCAAGCTTGAAGACGGCGCGATGACGCTGTTCCAGGGGCCCAACAACTACCTTGTCGTCAGGGTGGCCGCTTCGCAGAAAAGGCCAGTGTCGGAAGAGGACGCCAAATCCCGTATTACCCAGTTTCTTCATAATCTGAAGGTACAAAAAACCGTTACCGAAGAAGTGGAGCGCTTAAAAAACAGCGCCGCCATTGAGTATGTCGGCGACTTCAAGCGGCTCGCCATCCCTGGGGCAGACGGGGAGAAAGGAATTGAAAACAGCGGCGTCGAAGGCGGAGAGGATATCCGCAATGCCGACGCCGTTTCTATGCAACTGGGAAATGATGCGTAA
- the epsE gene encoding polysaccharide export protein EpsE, translated as MEALFSYVMQLTQMRTKIVLCLLTLIVFTPAGAEVAGLNYRLAPGDAIRINVFQQPDLTLDTRISENGSITYPLIGSLQLGGETLAAAEQQIAAGLRQGKYVKDPQVTITLLEIRGNQVSVLGQVSRPGRFPLETQKTRLSDVLAMAGGVTPSGSDIVVVSGIREGRPFHREVDFPAIFAQGERNDNILVAGGDVIFVDKAPVYYIYGEVQRPGVYRVERNMTVQQALAQGGGISLRGTDSGIKVYRKDAKGDVELKESELYDLVRADDVIYIRESLF; from the coding sequence ATGGAAGCTTTATTTTCTTACGTCATGCAATTGACGCAAATGCGAACAAAGATAGTGCTGTGTCTGTTGACGCTGATTGTGTTCACGCCGGCTGGGGCGGAGGTCGCTGGCCTGAATTACCGCCTGGCCCCCGGGGACGCGATTCGCATCAACGTATTTCAACAACCGGACCTGACTCTGGACACCCGTATTTCGGAAAACGGAAGTATTACTTACCCGCTGATCGGCAGTCTGCAATTGGGCGGAGAAACCCTGGCGGCGGCGGAGCAGCAAATCGCCGCCGGCTTGCGTCAGGGCAAGTACGTGAAAGACCCCCAGGTCACCATTACGTTACTGGAAATTCGCGGCAACCAGGTTTCGGTGCTGGGGCAGGTGAGCCGGCCCGGCCGTTTTCCTTTGGAAACGCAAAAGACCCGGCTTTCCGACGTGCTGGCGATGGCTGGCGGCGTCACCCCGTCAGGCTCCGACATTGTCGTGGTGTCGGGGATTCGCGAGGGCAGGCCGTTCCACAGAGAAGTGGATTTCCCCGCCATTTTCGCCCAGGGAGAGCGCAACGATAACATCCTGGTGGCCGGCGGCGACGTGATCTTTGTGGATAAGGCCCCGGTGTATTACATCTACGGCGAGGTGCAACGTCCCGGCGTCTACCGGGTCGAGCGCAACATGACCGTACAACAGGCCCTGGCCCAGGGCGGGGGAATCAGCCTGCGGGGCACTGATAGCGGCATCAAGGTGTATCGCAAGGACGCCAAAGGCGACGTGGAGTTGAAAGAGTCGGAGCTGTACGACCTCGTGCGCGCCGATGACGTTATCTACATTCGCGAAAGTTTGTTCTAG
- a CDS encoding PEP-CTERM sorting domain-containing protein, with protein MNPFRGAVLATMLSAVSMGVSASTLVFDFSGSVDLTFDPNYHSQQTIDEYTDLFMEDASYATFLGQIILPNFDNYLTGTHQVSLNSNGLNLAIVSGMLGGIEGTRQEAPDGVTWTPDDTQDGDSGVLTIVDGNITSFQWYAGPTNEGIIGAYNSSVFDGWKTKLGEIDLNLNGATDSILIGDVYFASNQFGTAAVTMVPEADAYAMWMAGLGIVGYVARRRSQKA; from the coding sequence ATGAATCCTTTTAGAGGGGCAGTCCTGGCGACAATGCTTTCAGCAGTGAGTATGGGCGTTAGCGCCAGTACACTGGTTTTTGATTTTTCAGGAAGCGTCGACCTGACTTTTGACCCGAACTATCACAGCCAGCAAACGATTGACGAATACACTGACCTATTCATGGAGGATGCATCCTACGCGACTTTCCTGGGTCAGATTATTCTTCCCAACTTCGATAACTACCTGACAGGTACGCACCAGGTGAGCCTCAACTCCAATGGCCTGAATCTGGCGATTGTGAGCGGCATGCTTGGCGGTATTGAAGGGACCCGTCAGGAGGCGCCGGACGGCGTCACCTGGACCCCAGACGATACGCAGGACGGCGACAGCGGCGTATTGACCATCGTGGACGGCAATATTACCAGCTTTCAATGGTATGCGGGCCCGACGAACGAAGGCATTATCGGCGCTTACAACAGCAGTGTTTTCGATGGATGGAAAACCAAGCTTGGTGAAATCGATCTCAACTTGAATGGCGCCACTGACTCTATATTGATCGGCGACGTCTACTTTGCATCCAATCAGTTCGGCACAGCCGCTGTAACCATGGTTCCTGAAGCTGACGCTTACGCCATGTGGATGGCTGGTCTGGGTATCGTTGGATACGTGGCCCGTCGGCGCAGCCAGAAAGCGTAA